The Campylobacter sp. RM10537 genome has a segment encoding these proteins:
- a CDS encoding rhomboid family intramembrane serine protease codes for MITLFLIFLNIIIYFITPYSIYGLFGLNILFFKGNYWQILSSMFLHAGLTHLILNMIVLFQFGSILEKYLGKVYFLLIYFVGGILCSLLSAVYIYFFDSSVNLIGASGAICVLMGYFAFLDRKSTLGIIIAILLMSFIPLMMGVNIAWYGHIFGFICGFILAKIMSMKKRCL; via the coding sequence TTGATCACTTTATTTTTAATTTTTTTAAATATTATAATATATTTTATCACACCTTATAGTATTTATGGTTTATTTGGACTAAATATTTTATTTTTTAAGGGTAATTATTGGCAAATTTTAAGCTCCATGTTTTTACACGCAGGATTAACTCATCTTATTCTTAATATGATTGTACTTTTTCAATTTGGTAGTATATTGGAAAAATATTTAGGAAAGGTATATTTTTTATTGATTTATTTTGTTGGTGGCATACTTTGTTCACTTTTAAGTGCTGTATATATTTATTTTTTTGATTCTAGTGTTAATCTTATAGGTGCTAGCGGGGCAATTTGTGTTTTAATGGGCTATTTTGCTTTTTTAGATAGAAAGAGCACTTTAGGAATTATTATTGCAATTTTACTTATGAGTTTTATTCCCTTAATGATGGGAGTAAATATAGCTTGGTATGGGCATATATTTGGTTTTATTTGTGGTTTTATTTTAGCAAAAATAATGAGTATGAAAAAAAGATGCCTTTAA
- the pgl gene encoding 6-phosphogluconolactonase: MAFKMHEFSDLESCNKALVEAVVLSIDQILSDKQSVNLAFSGGKSPVLFLEMLSKKACTWDKCNISLVDERIVELDHEDSNARLIKMHFLKNLAQKAHFKPFFKDCKLSLEDLVKNANKFYNQPDIAILGMGGDGHTASLFPEANEINFALTTQKNIISVTPKNAPYKRLSMSLSALENCNELFLSIATREKQLVFNEAAKDLNPKFPISYILHSKKVMCNVYFSK; this comes from the coding sequence ATGGCATTTAAAATGCATGAATTTTCAGATTTAGAGTCTTGTAATAAGGCTTTGGTTGAGGCTGTTGTATTATCTATTGATCAAATTTTATCAGATAAGCAAAGTGTGAATTTAGCTTTTTCTGGAGGAAAGTCTCCAGTTTTATTTTTAGAAATGCTAAGTAAAAAAGCTTGTACTTGGGATAAATGCAATATTTCTTTGGTTGATGAGAGAATAGTTGAACTTGATCATGAAGATAGTAATGCAAGGTTAATAAAAATGCATTTTTTAAAAAATTTAGCCCAAAAAGCACATTTTAAACCTTTTTTTAAAGATTGTAAACTTTCTTTAGAAGATTTGGTTAAAAATGCAAATAAATTTTACAATCAACCTGATATTGCTATTCTTGGTATGGGTGGAGATGGTCATACAGCTTCTTTATTTCCTGAAGCAAATGAAATCAACTTTGCTTTAACAACTCAAAAAAATATTATTTCAGTAACTCCTAAAAATGCCCCATATAAAAGACTTTCCATGTCTTTATCAGCATTAGAAAATTGCAATGAGTTATTTTTATCTATAGCTACAAGAGAAAAGCAACTCGTTTTCAATGAGGCTGCTAAGGATTTAAATCCTAAATTTCCTATATCTTATATACTTCATTCAAAAAAGGTAATGTGCAATGTCTACTTCTCAAAATAA
- a CDS encoding sugar MFS transporter, whose amino-acid sequence MQTKSNNFALVALTALFFVMGFITVLNDILIPHLKVIFELNHFESALVQFCFFGAYFVTGGVFGKLLEKIGYPVGIVLGFILTAIGCVLFYPAASMASYSIFLGAFFILASGVVLLQTAGNPFVTLLAPGKEATALTLVQAFNSLGTTLGPIFGAAFILSDTVKYASKLEEAQSVQIPYLAIAGILILLAIVIYLLKLPDIRKRTEVVNEENYDKKESLFEYPHFVLGAAAIFFYVGAEVSIGSFLILTMEKFANIKEITAAKYIVYYWGGAMIGRFIGSFIMTKIAPNKCLAFNSIINICLIIIAILIGGKIAMIALLMIGLFNSIMFPTIFSLATKKLGKFTSRASGLISMAIVGGALMPPVQGLVADYFNLLISYIVPLLCYFYILFFAFRGYKTK is encoded by the coding sequence ATGCAAACTAAGTCTAATAATTTTGCATTAGTAGCTTTAACAGCTTTATTTTTTGTTATGGGATTTATTACGGTATTAAATGATATTTTAATACCCCATCTTAAAGTAATATTTGAACTTAACCATTTTGAATCAGCTTTAGTGCAATTTTGCTTTTTTGGAGCTTATTTTGTAACTGGTGGAGTTTTTGGTAAGCTTTTAGAGAAGATTGGTTATCCAGTAGGGATCGTTTTAGGTTTTATATTAACAGCCATTGGTTGTGTTTTGTTTTATCCAGCAGCTTCTATGGCTTCATATTCTATATTTTTAGGAGCTTTTTTTATATTGGCAAGTGGAGTTGTTTTATTACAAACAGCTGGGAATCCATTTGTAACTTTGCTTGCTCCAGGAAAGGAAGCTACAGCTTTAACATTAGTTCAGGCTTTTAATTCTTTAGGGACGACCTTGGGGCCAATTTTTGGTGCTGCTTTTATACTTTCAGATACTGTAAAATATGCAAGTAAGTTAGAAGAAGCTCAATCTGTTCAGATTCCTTATTTGGCAATTGCTGGAATTTTAATTCTTTTAGCTATTGTGATATATCTTTTAAAACTTCCAGATATAAGGAAAAGAACTGAAGTGGTTAATGAGGAAAATTATGATAAAAAAGAGAGTCTTTTTGAATATCCTCATTTTGTTCTAGGGGCAGCAGCTATATTTTTTTATGTTGGAGCTGAAGTATCTATAGGTTCTTTTTTAATTTTAACTATGGAAAAATTTGCAAACATTAAAGAAATAACAGCAGCAAAGTATATAGTTTATTATTGGGGTGGAGCTATGATAGGAAGATTTATAGGAAGCTTTATCATGACTAAAATCGCTCCAAATAAATGTTTAGCATTTAATTCTATTATTAATATTTGTTTAATTATAATAGCTATTTTAATTGGTGGAAAAATTGCCATGATAGCTTTGTTAATGATAGGACTTTTTAATTCTATTATGTTTCCAACTATTTTTTCTTTAGCGACAAAAAAACTAGGTAAATTCACAAGTAGAGCCTCTGGACTTATCAGCATGGCTATTGTTGGTGGAGCTTTAATGCCACCAGTGCAAGGTTTAGTTGCTGATTATTTTAATTTGCTTATTTCCTATATAGTCCCATTATTGTGCTATTTTTATATTTTATTTTTTGCTTTTAGAGGATATAAAACCAAATAA
- a CDS encoding glucokinase — translation MSTSQNKKSYPRLLADIGGTNARFALEVMPSKIDNVEVLACQDYNTVVDAAKTYLSKVGNPVVRFGAFAIANPVLGDWVQMTNHHWAFSIETTRQALNLESLILINDFTAQAYAITKMPLSELMQVGGSSCEVYAPKAVLGPGTGLGVSGLIPCNECGYTALAGEGGHVSFAPFDDTEIMIWQYAKKKYGHVSAERFLSGAGLVLIYEALANREGIKHSKMTPELISEQALSGNSPLCRLTLDIFCAMLGTVSSNLALTLGARGGVYLCGGIIPRFIDYFKTSPFRIRFENKGRFDAYLAAIPVYVVLAKYPGISGAAVALENHLKDYSLKEVKGEK, via the coding sequence ATGTCTACTTCTCAAAATAAAAAATCATATCCAAGACTTTTAGCTGATATTGGGGGCACTAATGCTCGATTTGCATTGGAAGTTATGCCGAGTAAAATTGATAATGTTGAAGTTTTAGCTTGTCAAGATTACAATACCGTTGTTGATGCAGCAAAAACTTATTTAAGTAAAGTTGGCAATCCAGTAGTTCGATTTGGTGCTTTTGCCATTGCTAATCCTGTTTTGGGTGATTGGGTTCAAATGACAAATCATCATTGGGCTTTTTCAATCGAGACAACAAGACAAGCTTTAAATTTGGAATCTTTAATCTTAATTAACGATTTTACAGCTCAAGCTTATGCTATAACCAAAATGCCACTTTCTGAATTGATGCAAGTTGGTGGAAGTTCTTGTGAGGTATATGCACCAAAAGCTGTTTTAGGTCCTGGAACAGGACTTGGAGTGAGTGGTTTAATACCCTGTAATGAGTGCGGATATACTGCTTTAGCCGGAGAAGGCGGGCATGTTAGTTTTGCTCCTTTTGATGATACTGAAATAATGATTTGGCAGTATGCAAAGAAAAAATATGGTCATGTATCAGCTGAGCGTTTTTTAAGTGGAGCGGGTTTGGTGCTTATATATGAAGCTTTAGCTAATAGAGAAGGTATTAAGCATTCTAAAATGACTCCAGAACTTATTAGCGAGCAAGCTTTAAGTGGTAATTCGCCTTTGTGTCGATTAACTTTAGATATATTTTGCGCTATGTTGGGTACAGTTTCTTCAAATTTAGCTTTAACTTTAGGAGCTAGAGGTGGAGTTTATCTTTGCGGAGGAATTATTCCTAGATTTATTGATTATTTCAAAACATCACCTTTTAGAATTCGTTTTGAAAATAAAGGAAGATTTGATGCTTATTTGGCTGCTATTCCTGTTTATGTGGTTTTAGCAAAATATCCGGGTATTAGTGGAGCTGCGGTTGCTTTAGAAAATCATTTAAAAGATTATTCTTTAAAAGAAGTGAAAGGTGAAAAATGA
- a CDS encoding LysR family transcriptional regulator, whose amino-acid sequence MKIKDMEIFLDLLNTKSPTYTASNFGVTQSSISIIIKNIEHSLGGVLFERLGKKLLPTPKALFLGKIWMRLVQEYHKSLKDLHNENILLGDIKIAATQSIVEHFLGTILFEFKSAFPQIKIHFQTENSKECLNLLKNGHIEFALIETELNPTLLEYEDLDMQFWKKDELIVASSDKKLSKKEFFIDELLDEKWILREMGSGLRDKFLNEIGSTAKKLKIFLEIDRMTAIKEIVLQKGAISVFSKKTIERELESKILYEVKIKNINFERKFYTLKRKNYNFNRALEKFEFFLKNYKIQ is encoded by the coding sequence ATGAAAATTAAAGATATGGAAATTTTTTTAGATCTTTTAAATACAAAAAGTCCTACTTATACAGCTAGCAATTTTGGCGTGACACAATCTAGCATTTCAATTATAATTAAAAATATTGAGCATAGTTTAGGAGGGGTTTTATTTGAAAGATTGGGTAAAAAGTTATTACCTACCCCTAAAGCTTTATTTTTAGGGAAAATTTGGATGAGATTAGTTCAAGAATACCATAAAAGCTTAAAAGATTTGCATAATGAAAATATACTTTTAGGAGATATAAAAATTGCAGCTACTCAAAGCATTGTCGAGCATTTTCTTGGTACTATTTTATTTGAATTTAAATCAGCTTTTCCGCAAATTAAAATACATTTTCAAACAGAGAATTCAAAAGAATGTCTTAATTTATTAAAAAATGGTCATATAGAATTTGCCTTAATTGAAACAGAATTGAATCCGACTTTATTGGAATATGAAGATTTAGATATGCAGTTTTGGAAAAAAGATGAACTCATTGTTGCAAGTAGTGATAAAAAACTTAGCAAAAAGGAATTTTTTATTGACGAATTATTGGATGAAAAATGGATCTTAAGAGAAATGGGGTCTGGTCTTAGAGATAAATTTTTAAATGAAATTGGCTCTACTGCTAAAAAATTAAAAATATTTTTAGAAATCGATAGGATGACCGCTATTAAGGAAATTGTTTTACAAAAAGGAGCAATTTCTGTTTTTTCAAAAAAAACTATAGAAAGAGAATTAGAAAGTAAAATTTTATATGAAGTAAAAATCAAAAATATCAATTTTGAGCGTAAATTTTATACCCTAAAAAGAAAAAATTATAATTTTAATCGAGCTTTAGAGAAGTTTGAATTTTTTCTAAAAAATTACAAAATTCAATAA
- a CDS encoding YeiH family protein, with translation MNAKHLKSIIKSNIKGLIFTACIVACSMYLSNIQSIKDATHLAATAFAIIIGVLLSPWFFKYQHTFQAGVHFSAKKLLRLGIVLYGFNITLTELLSVGFNGFILSAIVVTFIFITSVIVGTKIFRLDKETSMLVGAGSAICGAAAVLALESSLKSDPFKGILAVGTVVIFGLIFMFLCPFGFAFDLIPGFDQNAMGVYMGAILHEVANVAGAADMAKDMANFDQKAANIAIIIKMMRVILLVPFLLIVTYFVAKNQHSSHGKTAKTLTIPYFAFAFLAMIVFNTYLANKESFLGIETSIIVNVGRNLCTICIVFAMAALGLQIDFKKFLKSGARVFGLALFLGIALLIGGYFLTLLFKGILW, from the coding sequence ATGAATGCAAAACATCTTAAGAGTATAATTAAATCCAATATTAAAGGCTTGATTTTTACAGCATGTATCGTAGCTTGTTCTATGTATCTTTCAAATATTCAAAGTATTAAAGATGCTACCCATCTTGCTGCTACTGCATTTGCTATTATTATTGGAGTTTTACTCTCTCCTTGGTTTTTTAAGTATCAACATACCTTTCAAGCTGGAGTTCATTTTAGTGCTAAAAAGCTTTTAAGATTAGGTATAGTTTTATATGGTTTTAATATTACATTGACTGAACTTTTAAGTGTAGGTTTTAATGGATTTATTCTTTCTGCTATTGTGGTAACTTTTATTTTTATCACCTCTGTTATTGTTGGAACAAAAATATTTAGACTTGATAAAGAAACCTCTATGCTTGTAGGTGCTGGTAGCGCTATTTGTGGAGCAGCAGCTGTATTAGCCTTAGAATCAAGTTTAAAAAGTGATCCTTTTAAAGGTATTTTGGCTGTAGGAACTGTAGTTATTTTCGGACTGATTTTTATGTTCTTATGTCCTTTTGGCTTTGCTTTTGATCTTATTCCTGGTTTTGATCAAAATGCCATGGGAGTTTATATGGGAGCAATTTTGCATGAAGTAGCCAATGTTGCAGGAGCTGCAGATATGGCAAAAGATATGGCTAATTTTGATCAAAAAGCTGCAAATATTGCAATTATTATTAAAATGATGAGAGTTATTTTACTTGTTCCATTTTTACTTATAGTGACTTATTTTGTTGCAAAAAATCAACATTCAAGTCATGGAAAAACTGCTAAAACTCTTACTATCCCTTATTTTGCTTTTGCTTTTTTAGCAATGATAGTTTTTAATACTTATTTAGCTAATAAAGAAAGCTTTTTAGGGATTGAAACTAGTATTATTGTAAATGTTGGAAGAAATCTTTGCACTATTTGTATTGTTTTTGCTATGGCAGCTTTAGGTTTGCAAATAGATTTTAAAAAATTTTTAAAAAGCGGTGCTAGAGTTTTCGGTTTAGCTTTGTTTTTAGGGATAGCTTTATTAATAGGAGGATATTTTTTAACTTTATTGTTTAAAGGAATTCTTTGGTAA
- a CDS encoding PepSY-like domain-containing protein: MKLFFLIFICISFTRLNADIIISPDNLPDNIKTFIKKNFNASIGIVQKDRNSYEVYLSNGLELEFESDGTWKEIESKLDPFDFNFLPSNIIDIIKNKFPNIKAREIERKINYYKIKLSNGIKIYIDFNGTILHKGSDY; this comes from the coding sequence TTGAAATTATTTTTTTTAATCTTTATTTGTATTTCTTTTACTCGCTTAAACGCTGATATTATTATATCTCCAGATAATCTGCCTGACAATATCAAGACTTTTATTAAAAAAAATTTTAATGCTTCCATAGGTATAGTCCAAAAAGATAGAAATTCTTATGAAGTTTATCTTAGCAATGGCTTAGAACTTGAGTTTGAATCTGATGGAACTTGGAAAGAAATAGAAAGCAAATTAGATCCTTTTGATTTTAATTTTCTTCCTTCTAATATTATTGATATTATAAAAAATAAATTTCCAAATATTAAAGCTAGGGAAATTGAGAGGAAAATCAATTATTACAAAATAAAACTTAGTAATGGAATAAAAATTTATATCGATTTTAATGGCACAATTTTACACAAAGGTTCAGACTACTAA
- the pgi gene encoding glucose-6-phosphate isomerase yields the protein MKSLTHLNSYKELHNHFLNIKDVHMRDLFREDQNRGMRYFLETDYLKLDYSKNRINDETLKLLFNLANECSLKEKMIAMFKGEKINTTENRAVLHTALRNKSNHSIMIDDMDIMPNVREVLTKMQNFSDSLRSGAWLGYTNQVITDIVNIGIGGSDLGALMVCEALKNFGHPRLHMHFVSNVDGAQLQGVLDQVHPETTLFIVASKTFSTQETLTNAFTARKWFLNHALDEKYIAKHFVAVSTNKEAVKEFGIDSNNMFEFWNWVGGRYSLWSAIGLSIMIYLGKENFSSLLEGAYIMDEHFYNQPFEKNMPVILGLIGVWYINFFDAGSHIIAPYDSVLKYLPKFIQQLDMESNGKQVRKDGKKVDYDTGPIIWGDTGINAQHAFFQLLHQGTHLSPIDLIASLSKKGSLPGHHEILLSNVFAQAEAFMKGKTLEEVQKEMSSKGFSEEQIHKLAPHRVFSGNRPSNIILLNEINPKSIGSLVALYEHKIFVQGVIWGINSFDQWGVELGKELVKTILSELQGGKIQEHDSSTKHLIQIYKNFNSI from the coding sequence ATGAAATCTTTAACACATTTAAATTCTTATAAGGAATTGCACAATCATTTTTTAAACATAAAAGATGTGCACATGAGAGATCTATTTAGAGAAGATCAAAATAGAGGAATGAGATATTTTCTTGAGACAGATTATTTAAAACTTGATTATTCAAAAAATCGCATCAATGATGAAACCTTAAAATTATTGTTTAATCTAGCCAATGAATGTTCTTTAAAAGAAAAAATGATAGCCATGTTTAAAGGTGAAAAGATTAATACAACCGAAAATAGAGCTGTTTTACATACTGCTTTAAGAAATAAGAGTAATCATTCAATTATGATTGATGATATGGATATTATGCCCAATGTTAGAGAAGTTTTAACAAAAATGCAAAATTTTTCAGATTCTTTGCGTTCTGGTGCTTGGCTTGGATATACAAATCAAGTGATTACAGATATAGTAAATATAGGCATAGGCGGATCTGATTTGGGAGCTTTAATGGTTTGTGAAGCTTTAAAAAATTTTGGACATCCAAGATTGCATATGCATTTTGTTTCTAATGTGGATGGAGCACAATTACAAGGTGTTTTAGATCAGGTACATCCTGAAACAACTTTATTTATAGTAGCCTCTAAAACTTTCTCAACCCAAGAAACTTTAACTAATGCATTTACAGCTAGAAAATGGTTTTTAAATCATGCTTTAGATGAAAAATATATTGCAAAACATTTTGTAGCAGTTTCAACCAATAAAGAAGCAGTAAAAGAATTTGGAATTGATTCAAATAATATGTTCGAATTTTGGAATTGGGTTGGCGGACGTTATAGTTTATGGTCTGCTATAGGTTTGTCTATTATGATTTATTTAGGTAAAGAAAATTTCTCATCTTTATTAGAAGGTGCTTATATAATGGATGAACATTTTTATAACCAGCCATTTGAAAAAAATATGCCCGTCATTTTAGGTTTAATCGGTGTTTGGTATATAAATTTTTTTGATGCTGGTAGCCATATTATAGCTCCTTATGATTCTGTACTAAAATATCTCCCTAAATTTATACAGCAGTTAGATATGGAGAGTAATGGTAAGCAGGTTAGAAAAGATGGAAAAAAAGTTGATTATGACACAGGCCCAATTATTTGGGGTGATACGGGTATTAATGCTCAACATGCTTTTTTTCAGCTTCTACATCAAGGAACACATTTAAGCCCTATTGATTTAATTGCATCTTTGAGTAAAAAAGGAAGTTTGCCAGGGCACCATGAAATTTTACTTAGTAATGTTTTTGCTCAAGCTGAAGCTTTTATGAAAGGAAAAACTCTTGAAGAAGTTCAAAAAGAAATGTCTAGTAAGGGATTTAGCGAAGAGCAAATTCATAAACTTGCACCTCATAGGGTTTTTTCAGGTAATAGACCTAGTAATATTATTTTACTTAATGAAATTAATCCTAAAAGTATAGGTTCTTTGGTCGCTTTATATGAACATAAAATTTTTGTTCAAGGCGTAATTTGGGGTATTAATAGTTTTGATCAATGGGGAGTTGAGCTTGGTAAAGAACTTGTAAAAACTATTTTATCAGAGCTTCAAGGTGGAAAAATTCAAGAGCACGATAGCTCTACAAAACATCTAATACAAATTTATAAAAATTTTAATTCAATTTAG
- the rpoD gene encoding RNA polymerase sigma factor RpoD, whose amino-acid sequence MNAKTQNLELEELFKENEEDYITYEKLVKYLDKQPTSTTVKKIAALMKKHKVQLFSAAEIAQMKNIEDAKRLQEEKQKLQDTSLENEFDLANENDLLEWSRSDSPVRMYLREMGQIALLSKDEEVEISKKIELGEDIIIDAFCSVPYLIDFILDYREPLINRERRVKELFKSFDDEEKNGDKLDDIDEEELENEEELENEEDTSKKNNKKEDERTLKVIEKFKALEKAKKDWLKVSKDKESGDELLDKLGIAFKKNILKEKLMDLGPTSKLISEIVKSIETALKSDEEFDKELKRLEYRLPMFSEELKNRHADILKDITKLTKEEITERALEATMVSTYMEIKKLFQTKEASKKSFDLEKERLKEIVEQIKRGKKISDEAKTRMAKSNLRLVVSIAKRYTNRGLPFLDLIQEGNIGLMKAVDKFEYKRGYKFSTYATWWIRQAISRAIADQARTIRIPIHMIETINQINKIIREHLQKDGKEPDVNVIAKEVGLNVDKVKQVIKITKEPISLEAPIGSDDDGKFGDFVEDRNSLSPIDHILKDDLKEQIDEVLDQLNEREKTVIRMRFGLMEDESDRTLEEIGKELNVTRERVRQIESSAIKKLKHPKVGRKLKNYIEGWK is encoded by the coding sequence ATGAATGCTAAAACTCAAAATTTAGAACTTGAAGAATTATTTAAAGAAAATGAAGAAGACTATATCACTTATGAAAAGTTAGTCAAATATCTAGATAAACAACCTACTAGCACTACTGTTAAAAAAATCGCCGCTCTAATGAAAAAACACAAAGTGCAATTATTTTCAGCTGCGGAAATTGCACAAATGAAAAATATTGAAGATGCTAAAAGACTACAAGAAGAAAAACAAAAACTTCAAGATACTAGCCTTGAAAACGAATTTGATCTAGCTAATGAAAATGATTTGCTTGAATGGAGTAGATCTGATTCTCCCGTGCGTATGTATTTAAGAGAGATGGGACAAATTGCACTTTTAAGCAAAGATGAAGAAGTTGAAATTTCAAAAAAAATTGAACTTGGTGAAGATATTATTATTGATGCCTTTTGTTCTGTGCCTTATCTTATAGATTTTATTTTGGATTATCGCGAACCTTTAATTAATAGAGAAAGAAGAGTTAAAGAACTCTTTAAAAGTTTTGATGATGAAGAAAAAAACGGAGATAAACTTGATGATATTGATGAAGAAGAATTAGAAAATGAAGAAGAATTAGAAAATGAAGAAGATACCTCGAAAAAAAACAATAAAAAAGAAGACGAAAGAACCTTAAAAGTTATAGAAAAATTTAAAGCTCTTGAAAAGGCAAAAAAAGATTGGTTAAAAGTTTCCAAAGATAAAGAAAGCGGCGATGAACTTTTAGATAAATTAGGAATTGCATTTAAGAAAAATATCTTGAAAGAAAAATTAATGGATTTAGGACCAACTTCTAAATTAATTAGCGAAATAGTCAAATCAATAGAAACAGCACTCAAGAGTGATGAAGAATTTGATAAAGAACTCAAACGTCTTGAATACCGTTTACCTATGTTTTCAGAAGAATTAAAAAATCGTCACGCCGATATACTTAAAGATATCACAAAACTTACCAAAGAAGAAATTACAGAAAGAGCTCTTGAAGCTACTATGGTAAGTACTTATATGGAAATTAAAAAACTTTTTCAAACAAAAGAAGCAAGTAAAAAAAGTTTTGATTTAGAAAAAGAACGTCTCAAAGAAATCGTAGAACAAATTAAACGAGGTAAAAAAATCTCAGATGAAGCAAAAACTAGAATGGCAAAATCAAATTTACGTTTAGTTGTAAGTATAGCAAAACGTTATACTAATCGTGGATTACCATTTTTAGATCTTATTCAAGAAGGCAATATAGGTCTTATGAAAGCTGTTGATAAATTTGAATATAAACGAGGATATAAATTTTCAACTTATGCGACTTGGTGGATACGTCAGGCTATTTCAAGAGCAATTGCTGATCAAGCAAGAACAATAAGAATTCCTATTCATATGATAGAAACAATCAATCAAATCAACAAAATTATACGAGAACATTTGCAAAAAGATGGTAAAGAACCTGATGTAAATGTTATAGCTAAAGAAGTTGGTTTAAATGTCGATAAAGTAAAGCAAGTTATAAAAATCACCAAAGAACCTATTTCTTTAGAAGCACCAATTGGTAGTGATGATGATGGTAAATTTGGAGACTTTGTAGAAGATAGAAATTCTCTTTCCCCTATAGATCATATACTCAAAGATGATTTAAAAGAACAAATAGATGAAGTTTTGGATCAACTCAATGAAAGAGAAAAAACCGTTATTAGAATGCGCTTTGGTTTAATGGAAGATGAAAGCGACAGAACCTTAGAAGAAATAGGAAAAGAACTTAATGTTACACGAGAAAGAGTACGCCAAATAGAAAGCTCGGCTATAAAAAAATTAAAACATCCTAAAGTAGGTAGAAAATTAAAAAACTATATAGAGGGTTGGAAGTAA
- the zwf gene encoding glucose-6-phosphate dehydrogenase, which produces MQSFDFILFGATGDLAMRKIFPSLYQAYADGFLPHIGKVIATGRSLLNVDEFKDKMSHKSKIHIKNCDDKKWEEFTHNIDYLSINLNETKDFELLKEKINSESKNIVIYFSVSPEFFIKACKNLASVGLNDERVKIILEKPLGMDLKSCQAINNEIAQYYNEKQIYRIDHYLGKESIQNLLILRRFNPIFTSLWKKDYIDYVEISVFETLGVESRGEFYDSTGALRDMIQNHILQILSLVAMKIPDTLDADSIRSAKLQLLRNLKPLDDENIKTNVIRAQYSQSGEFKAYLNEDNIKENSQTETFVAIKVELLDENWKNVPFYIRTGKRMANSFAQIVIYFKDQQYQDIHPNKLIIRLQPENQISLNLKVKKIGKTMDYEENNLILNLNSTLVMQPYERLILDVIEGNQASFNHKEELEASWAWIDPILENWKNNKTPLYSYFAGSWGPKESFDLIQKDQREWYNA; this is translated from the coding sequence ATTTTATTTGGAGCCACTGGAGATTTAGCTATGAGAAAGATTTTCCCTTCTCTTTATCAAGCTTATGCAGATGGTTTTTTACCTCATATTGGAAAAGTGATCGCAACTGGTAGAAGTTTGTTAAATGTTGATGAATTTAAGGATAAGATGAGTCATAAATCAAAAATTCATATAAAAAATTGTGATGATAAAAAATGGGAAGAATTTACACACAATATTGATTATTTAAGTATAAATTTAAATGAAACAAAAGACTTTGAACTTTTAAAAGAAAAAATAAATAGTGAAAGTAAGAATATAGTTATTTATTTTTCAGTGTCTCCAGAATTTTTTATTAAGGCATGTAAAAATTTAGCATCAGTAGGTTTGAATGATGAGAGAGTTAAGATTATTTTAGAAAAACCTTTAGGTATGGATTTAAAATCTTGTCAAGCTATAAATAATGAAATAGCACAATATTATAATGAAAAACAAATTTATAGAATTGATCACTACTTGGGAAAAGAAAGTATACAAAATCTTTTAATTTTAAGAAGGTTTAATCCTATTTTTACTTCTTTATGGAAAAAAGATTATATTGATTATGTTGAAATTAGCGTTTTTGAAACTTTAGGAGTGGAAAGTCGAGGAGAATTTTACGATAGCACGGGTGCTTTAAGAGATATGATTCAAAATCATATTTTGCAAATTCTTTCTTTGGTTGCTATGAAAATACCAGATACTCTTGATGCTGATTCTATAAGAAGTGCAAAATTACAACTTTTAAGAAATTTAAAACCTTTAGATGATGAAAATATAAAAACAAATGTTATTAGGGCTCAATACAGCCAATCAGGAGAATTTAAAGCCTATTTAAATGAAGATAATATTAAAGAAAATAGTCAAACAGAAACTTTTGTCGCTATAAAAGTTGAGCTTTTAGATGAAAACTGGAAAAATGTCCCATTTTATATTAGAACAGGTAAAAGAATGGCTAACTCTTTTGCCCAAATTGTTATTTATTTTAAAGATCAACAATATCAAGATATCCATCCTAATAAACTTATAATACGTTTACAGCCAGAAAATCAAATTTCTTTAAATTTAAAAGTAAAAAAAATTGGTAAAACAATGGATTATGAGGAAAATAATCTAATTTTAAATTTAAATAGCACTTTAGTTATGCAACCATATGAAAGATTAATTTTGGATGTAATAGAGGGCAATCAAGCTTCCTTTAATCATAAAGAAGAATTAGAAGCCTCTTGGGCTTGGATTGATCCTATTTTAGAAAATTGGAAAAATAATAAAACACCTTTATATTCTTATTTTGCAGGAAGCTGGGGGCCTAAGGAATCGTTTGATTTGATTCAAAAAGATCAACGTGAATGGTATAATGCTTAA